The region TTCCAGACAGAATAGAGACTGATGCAGAAATGAAGGAATCAGCCTACTTTTCTTCGTTATCCAACTCCCGTAGCGCCCGGAGAATTCCCAGCGCCGAATTGCCGGTTGCCAGTTGCTGAATTTTCTGAAGACGGATTCCATCCAGCTCGAATTTTTTCCGCATTCGCGCTTCGTACGCTTCTTTTAATGTCTCCAGCAGTTTGTCAATTTCGTACGGTTTGGGAAGATAGCTGAAGGCGCCCAGCTTAGTGCATTCCACTGCCGAATCAAGCGAGCCATGACCGGTAAGAATAATTACTTCCAGATACTTGTGCTCTTTCTTGAGAATCTCCAGCACCTGTTTGCCGTCCATTCCGGGCATCTTCAGGTCCAGCAGAGCCAGGTCAAATTTCCTGGCGGTCGCCCATTTCACCGCTTCTTCGCCGTTAATCGCTTTGGTGACATCAAACCCCCGCATTTCCAGACGCTGGGCGATGGAGTCAAGAAATTTAACTTCATCGTCAACTATCAATAGTTTTATTTTGTCCGGCATTTCTATCTCCTATCATTTATTTGCATGCTGGTCGTTGTTTCAATATAGTCATTAATCTCAGTGGCGGAAAGGCAAAACGACTGTGAAAGTGCTTCCCTTTCCCGGCGCGCTCTCCACCATGATTTTTCCGCCCAGACTTTTTATAATCCCATAACTGACCGAAAGCCCCAGCCCGGTGCCCTTTCCGACCTGTTTGGTGGTATAGAACGGAAGGAAAATCTTGTCAACCTGTTCGGGTGTCATCCCTTTGCCGGTATCGGCGATGGCAATTCTCACCAGGTTATCCTGTTGTGCCGTTGCAATCGTAATTTTGCCGGGACCGGTAATGGCGTCAACCGCGTTGTTCAGTATATTGACCAGCACCTGCTGCAATTGATTGGAATCGGTCACTACTGTCGGCAACGAGGTGTCATAATTCTTGGAAATTACAATGTTACTGACCGCCATCTCCCGCCCCAGAAAGCCATCCACCACCGAGTCGATGACCTTATTAATGTCGTGCGGTTTCAGGTCCACATCGGTTCGCCGGACAAAAGAAAGCAGCTTGCGGGTAATATCGCGGCAGCGGAAGAC is a window of Candidatus Zixiibacteriota bacterium DNA encoding:
- a CDS encoding response regulator; the encoded protein is MPDKIKLLIVDDEVKFLDSIAQRLEMRGFDVTKAINGEEAVKWATARKFDLALLDLKMPGMDGKQVLEILKKEHKYLEVIILTGHGSLDSAVECTKLGAFSYLPKPYEIDKLLETLKEAYEARMRKKFELDGIRLQKIQQLATGNSALGILRALRELDNEEK